A section of the Streptomyces sp. CG1 genome encodes:
- a CDS encoding NAD-dependent epimerase/dehydratase family protein has product MGKVVLVTGVARQLGGRFVRRIQRDPEVDRVIAVDAVPPAHHLGGADFIQADIRLPTIARVLAETGADTVVHMDVTGTALGSGSRATVKETNVIGTMQLLGACQKSPNVQRLVVKSSTNVYGSAPRDPAVFTETTPPKSLPSGGFAKDTVEVEGYVRGFARRRPDVAVCVLRFANILGPAADTPLASYFALPVLPTVFGYDPRLQFVHEDDVVEVLRIASHEPRRGTLNSGTFNVAGDGVLLLSQCSRRLGRPTVPLLLPAVTWAGSLVRTLGMTDFSPEQIRLLTHGRVVDTVQMRETLGYTPKYTTAETFADFARGQGPGLVPPEALAGAVDRIAALAARGGGRTTTHSAN; this is encoded by the coding sequence TTGGGGAAGGTCGTGCTCGTCACCGGAGTGGCCCGGCAACTGGGCGGCCGGTTCGTGCGGCGGATCCAGCGGGATCCGGAGGTCGACCGGGTGATCGCCGTGGATGCGGTGCCACCGGCGCACCATCTGGGCGGGGCCGACTTCATCCAGGCCGACATCCGGCTGCCGACCATAGCCCGGGTGCTCGCCGAGACGGGCGCCGACACGGTCGTCCACATGGATGTGACGGGCACGGCGCTGGGCAGCGGAAGCCGGGCCACGGTCAAGGAGACCAACGTCATCGGCACCATGCAGTTGCTCGGCGCCTGCCAGAAGTCGCCGAACGTGCAGCGGCTGGTGGTGAAGTCCAGTACGAACGTCTACGGCTCCGCGCCCCGCGATCCGGCCGTTTTCACCGAGACGACCCCGCCCAAATCGCTGCCGAGCGGCGGTTTCGCGAAGGACACCGTCGAGGTCGAGGGGTATGTACGCGGGTTCGCCCGGCGGCGCCCGGACGTCGCGGTGTGCGTGCTGCGGTTCGCCAACATCCTCGGGCCGGCCGCGGACACCCCGCTCGCCTCGTACTTCGCGCTGCCGGTGCTGCCGACCGTGTTCGGCTACGACCCGCGGCTGCAGTTCGTGCACGAGGACGACGTCGTCGAGGTGCTCAGGATCGCCTCGCACGAGCCGCGCCGGGGCACCCTCAACAGCGGCACGTTCAACGTCGCCGGGGACGGTGTGCTGCTGCTCTCGCAGTGCTCCCGGCGGCTCGGGCGGCCGACCGTGCCGCTGCTGCTGCCCGCCGTCACCTGGGCGGGTTCGCTGGTGCGTACGCTCGGAATGACGGACTTCTCGCCGGAGCAGATCCGGCTGCTCACGCACGGCCGGGTGGTGGACACGGTCCAGATGCGCGAGACGCTGGGCTACACGCCCAAGTACACGACGGCGGAGACGTTCGCGGACTTCGCCCGCGGCCAGGGCCCCGGGCTGGTGCCGCCGGAGGCCCTCGCGGGGGCCGTCGACCGGATCGCCGCGCTGGCCGCGAGGGGCGGCGGCCGGACCACGACGCACAGCGCCAACTGA
- a CDS encoding lysophospholipid acyltransferase family protein, whose translation MADAKVIPFDDDRSRGGAAQRPARRRSTGSRRGPLGETGELGEVQPLPGRVRAQEDGPVSREEEPLERSGADGPGGGLEKRVAAGLAFLRRRLTGDYDVDDFGFDEELTDQVLMSLLRPVYEKYFRVEVKGIENVPAEGGALIVANHSGTLPLDGLMMQVAVHDHHPADRHLRLLAADLVFVLPVVNELARKLGHTLACAEDAERLLGQGELVGVMPEGFKGIGKPFSERYKLQRFGRGGFVSTALRQGAPIIPCSIVGAEEIYPMLGNAKTLARLLGFPYFPLTPTFPWLGPLGAVPLPTKWTIQFGEPIPTDGYPAEAAEDPMLMFNLTDQVREQIQHTLYKLLVQRRSVFF comes from the coding sequence ATGGCGGACGCCAAGGTCATTCCGTTCGACGACGACCGGTCCCGCGGGGGCGCCGCTCAGCGCCCTGCGCGGCGCCGGAGCACGGGCAGCCGGCGCGGCCCCCTCGGCGAGACCGGGGAGCTGGGCGAGGTCCAGCCGCTGCCGGGCCGGGTCCGGGCGCAGGAAGATGGGCCTGTGAGCCGTGAGGAGGAGCCGCTGGAGCGGTCGGGCGCCGACGGGCCGGGCGGCGGCCTGGAGAAGCGTGTGGCGGCCGGGCTGGCCTTTCTGCGGCGCCGGCTGACCGGAGACTACGACGTCGACGACTTCGGTTTCGACGAGGAGCTGACCGACCAGGTCCTGATGTCGCTGCTGCGGCCGGTGTACGAGAAGTACTTCCGGGTCGAGGTGAAGGGCATCGAGAACGTCCCGGCCGAGGGCGGGGCGCTGATCGTCGCCAACCACTCGGGGACGCTGCCGCTGGACGGGCTGATGATGCAGGTCGCGGTGCACGACCACCATCCGGCCGACCGGCATCTGAGGCTGCTCGCGGCCGACTTGGTCTTCGTCCTTCCGGTGGTCAACGAGCTGGCCCGCAAGCTGGGGCACACCCTGGCGTGCGCGGAGGACGCGGAGCGGCTGCTGGGTCAGGGTGAGCTGGTCGGGGTGATGCCGGAGGGCTTCAAGGGCATCGGGAAACCTTTCAGCGAGCGGTACAAGCTGCAGCGGTTCGGCCGGGGTGGGTTCGTGTCGACCGCGCTGCGGCAGGGGGCGCCGATCATTCCGTGCTCGATCGTCGGGGCCGAGGAGATCTACCCGATGCTCGGCAACGCGAAGACGCTGGCGCGGCTGCTGGGCTTCCCGTACTTCCCGTTGACGCCCACGTTCCCGTGGCTGGGGCCGCTCGGTGCGGTTCCGCTGCCGACCAAGTGGACGATTCAGTTCGGTGAGCCGATTCCGACGGACGGGTATCCGGCGGAGGCCGCCGAGGACCCGATGCTGATGTTCAACCTGACCGACCAGGTGCGGGAGCAGATCCAGCACACGCTGTACAAGCTGTTGGTGCAGCGGCGGTCGGTGTTCTTCTGA
- a CDS encoding DUF5667 domain-containing protein, with protein sequence MIANVSAHRRANAFAQALDELSDRDTAAEQSVSPAVCPPTAEEQTERGELLALAGDLGALPKPQLDPEVKVVQRAQLVAAMEAMLQEGTGPADASVPRQKGAHRASPLAKLRPRSRLTKGLAAGGLSVGVAAGAFGGVAAASSDALPGDSLYGLKRGIEDFRLNYMSDGDDARGQTYLDQASTRLSEARRLMERGRSGHLDHESIGEIRRTLSGMQRDVTEGHRLLHEAYEADPGSLGPIQALSTFSRAHREAWSVLSGKLPVQLGDVKQQVSSVFDAIDQEVAPLQSLLPQSPAQGGDGKHQGSGSASTGTSGGHRPTAPSSSGHTPSSGKHTSTGDPSGTAGGSSGVGLIGGDTGGLLEPPKTGPGSSTPSTTKPPSTTPDVTIPPLLPGLLPGLGIEGEDTH encoded by the coding sequence GTGATCGCGAACGTATCGGCACACCGGCGGGCGAACGCCTTCGCCCAGGCCCTGGATGAGCTGTCCGACCGGGACACGGCGGCCGAGCAGTCCGTAAGCCCGGCGGTTTGCCCGCCGACCGCCGAGGAACAGACCGAGCGGGGCGAACTCCTGGCCCTCGCCGGGGACCTCGGCGCACTGCCCAAGCCGCAGCTCGACCCTGAGGTCAAGGTCGTGCAGCGCGCCCAACTGGTGGCCGCGATGGAGGCCATGCTTCAGGAGGGCACCGGGCCGGCGGACGCATCGGTACCCAGACAGAAGGGCGCGCACCGGGCGAGCCCGCTGGCCAAACTCCGCCCGCGTTCCCGGCTGACCAAGGGCCTCGCCGCGGGCGGGCTCAGCGTCGGCGTGGCCGCCGGAGCCTTCGGCGGGGTCGCCGCCGCCAGCTCCGACGCCCTGCCCGGCGACTCGCTGTACGGCCTCAAACGCGGCATCGAGGACTTCAGGCTCAACTACATGTCCGACGGCGACGACGCACGCGGCCAGACCTACCTGGACCAGGCTTCGACCCGGCTCAGCGAGGCCCGCCGCCTGATGGAGCGCGGCCGCAGTGGCCATCTCGACCACGAGTCCATCGGCGAGATCCGCCGCACGCTCTCCGGCATGCAGCGCGACGTCACCGAGGGCCACCGCCTGCTCCACGAGGCCTATGAGGCCGACCCCGGCTCGCTCGGTCCGATCCAGGCCCTGTCCACGTTCTCCCGCGCCCACCGCGAGGCCTGGAGCGTGCTCAGCGGCAAGCTGCCCGTGCAGCTCGGGGACGTCAAACAGCAGGTGTCGTCGGTGTTCGACGCCATAGACCAGGAGGTCGCCCCGCTGCAGTCCCTGCTCCCGCAGTCACCCGCCCAGGGCGGCGACGGCAAGCACCAGGGCTCCGGCTCGGCATCCACCGGCACCTCCGGCGGCCACCGGCCGACCGCGCCCAGCTCCTCCGGCCACACCCCGTCCTCCGGCAAGCACACCAGCACCGGCGACCCGAGCGGCACGGCGGGCGGCAGCAGCGGCGTGGGTCTCATCGGCGGCGACACGGGCGGCCTGCTCGAGCCGCCGAAGACCGGCCCCGGCAGCAGCACCCCGTCCACCACCAAGCCCCCGTCCACCACCCCGGACGTCACCATCCCACCCCTCCTCCCAGGCTTGCTACCGGGCCTGGGCATCGAGGGCGAGGACACGCACTGA
- a CDS encoding ECF subfamily RNA polymerase sigma factor, BldN family → MYPHVGVDASGLATLRATVSTVKETLRGLVPTAYAVPAFAAAAPTGPCYALADGSAAVGRRGRSASAGATTARRPAADSDSARMMDLVERAQAGEAEAFGRLYDQYSDTVYRYIYYRVGGRATAEDLTSETFLRALRRIGTFTWQGRDFGAWLVTIARNLVADHFKSSRFRLEVTTGEMLDANEVERSPEDSVLESLSNAALLDAVRRLNPQQQECVTLRFLQGLSVAETARVMGKNEGAIKTLQYRAVRTLARLLPDDAR, encoded by the coding sequence GTGTACCCACACGTCGGGGTTGACGCCTCGGGCCTGGCTACGCTGCGCGCAACAGTCTCAACGGTCAAAGAGACGCTGCGCGGCCTCGTCCCCACCGCGTACGCCGTCCCCGCCTTCGCCGCCGCCGCGCCCACCGGCCCGTGCTACGCACTGGCCGACGGCAGCGCCGCCGTCGGCAGACGAGGGCGCTCCGCCAGTGCGGGCGCCACCACCGCCCGCCGCCCGGCCGCCGACAGCGACAGCGCCCGGATGATGGACCTGGTCGAACGCGCCCAGGCGGGCGAGGCCGAGGCCTTCGGCCGACTGTACGACCAGTACAGCGACACGGTGTACCGGTACATCTACTACCGCGTCGGCGGCCGGGCCACCGCCGAGGACCTCACCAGTGAGACCTTTCTGCGGGCACTCAGAAGGATCGGCACCTTCACCTGGCAGGGCCGCGACTTCGGCGCCTGGCTGGTGACGATCGCCCGGAACCTCGTCGCCGACCACTTCAAGTCCAGCCGCTTCCGCCTGGAGGTCACCACCGGCGAGATGCTCGACGCCAACGAGGTCGAGCGCTCCCCGGAGGACTCCGTCCTCGAGTCGCTTTCCAACGCCGCGCTCCTTGACGCCGTACGCCGGCTCAATCCGCAGCAACAGGAATGCGTGACGCTCCGCTTTCTGCAAGGCCTCTCGGTCGCCGAGACCGCCCGCGTCATGGGCAAGAACGAGGGCGCCATCAAGACCCTCCAGTACCGCGCCGTACGCACCCTGGCCCGGCTTCTGCCCGACGACGCGCGCTGA
- a CDS encoding HAD family hydrolase: MAALGWLTPRRRSATARSVLAGEASAEAARKSSQEAQETPQVTAAEPEFPVRGDDKAAAFFDLDNTVMQGAALFHFGRGLYKRKFFETRDLARFAWQQAWFRLAGVEDPEHMQDARDSALSIVKGHRVAELESIGEEIYDEYMADRIWPGTRALAQAHLDAGQKVWLVTAAPVEIAQVISRRLGLTGALGTVAESVDGIYTGKLVGEPLHGPAKAEAVRALTAAEGLDLARCAAYSDSHNDIPMLSLVGHPYAINPDAKLRRHAREKDWRLRDYRTGRKAAKVGIPAAAGVGAVAGGTAAAIALSRRRR; the protein is encoded by the coding sequence ATGGCCGCTCTCGGATGGCTCACCCCCCGTAGGCGCTCCGCCACGGCGCGCAGCGTGTTGGCAGGCGAGGCGTCGGCGGAGGCTGCCCGCAAGTCCTCGCAGGAAGCGCAGGAGACTCCACAGGTCACCGCCGCGGAACCGGAGTTCCCCGTGCGGGGCGACGACAAGGCGGCCGCCTTCTTCGACCTCGACAACACGGTGATGCAAGGCGCCGCGCTGTTCCACTTCGGCCGGGGCCTGTACAAGCGGAAGTTCTTCGAGACGCGCGACCTCGCCAGGTTCGCCTGGCAGCAGGCCTGGTTCCGGCTGGCCGGCGTCGAGGACCCCGAGCACATGCAGGACGCCCGCGACTCGGCGCTGTCCATCGTCAAGGGCCACCGGGTCGCCGAGCTGGAGTCGATCGGCGAGGAGATCTACGACGAGTACATGGCCGACCGCATCTGGCCCGGCACCCGCGCCCTGGCCCAGGCCCACCTGGACGCCGGTCAGAAGGTGTGGCTGGTCACGGCGGCCCCGGTGGAGATCGCCCAGGTGATCTCCCGCCGCCTCGGCCTCACGGGCGCGCTGGGCACGGTCGCGGAGTCGGTGGACGGCATCTACACGGGCAAGCTGGTGGGCGAGCCCCTGCACGGCCCGGCGAAGGCGGAGGCGGTACGCGCCCTGACGGCAGCCGAGGGCCTGGACCTCGCCCGCTGCGCGGCCTACAGCGACAGCCACAACGACATCCCCATGCTCTCCCTGGTCGGCCACCCCTACGCCATCAACCCCGACGCCAAGCTCCGCAGACACGCCCGCGAGAAGGACTGGCGCCTCCGCGACTACCGCACCGGCCGCAAGGCGGCGAAGGTGGGCATCCCGGCGGCGGCGGGCGTCGGAGCGGTGGCCGGTGGCACCGCGGCGGCGATCGCCTTGAGCCGACGGCGCCGATAA
- a CDS encoding glutaredoxin family protein: protein MAGMSPLFRRKADPRERLVTLIRKPGCHLCDDAQVVIEKVCGELGVTWEPKDITEDRALHDQYWEQIPVVLIDGEQHTFWRVNEERLRRALTD, encoded by the coding sequence ATGGCCGGTATGAGTCCACTTTTCCGGCGCAAGGCCGACCCCCGTGAGCGGCTCGTCACGCTGATCCGCAAGCCCGGCTGTCATCTGTGCGACGACGCGCAGGTCGTGATCGAGAAGGTCTGCGGTGAACTCGGTGTGACCTGGGAGCCCAAGGACATCACCGAGGACCGCGCCCTGCACGACCAGTACTGGGAGCAGATCCCGGTCGTACTGATCGATGGTGAACAGCACACCTTCTGGCGCGTGAACGAGGAGAGGCTGCGCCGGGCACTGACCGACTAG
- a CDS encoding redox-sensing transcriptional repressor Rex, translated as MATGRTHRPATRSRGIPEATVARLPLYLRALTALSERSVPTVSSEELAAAAGVNSAKLRKDFSYLGSYGTRGVGYDVEYLVYQISRELGLTQDWPVVIVGIGNLGAALANYGGFASRGFRVAALIDADPAMAGKPVAGIAVQHTDDLEKIIQDNGVSIGVIATPAGAAQQVCDRLVAAGVTSILNFAPTVLTVPDGVDVRKVDLSIELQILAFHEQRKAGEETAMETAVGDGALPAATTRGGSTEQGPDGDVPAVMPA; from the coding sequence GTGGCAACTGGCCGAACACACCGACCGGCGACCCGTAGCCGAGGGATTCCCGAGGCCACCGTCGCCCGGCTTCCGCTGTACCTCCGAGCCCTGACCGCACTGTCGGAGCGCTCGGTACCCACGGTCTCCTCCGAGGAGCTGGCGGCCGCGGCGGGGGTCAACTCCGCCAAGCTGCGCAAGGACTTCTCGTACCTGGGTTCTTACGGAACGCGCGGTGTCGGCTACGACGTGGAGTATCTCGTCTACCAGATCTCCCGTGAACTCGGCCTGACCCAGGACTGGCCGGTTGTCATCGTCGGTATCGGTAACCTCGGCGCCGCCCTGGCCAATTACGGCGGCTTCGCCTCCCGCGGCTTCCGGGTCGCGGCCCTCATCGACGCCGATCCGGCGATGGCCGGAAAGCCGGTCGCCGGCATCGCGGTGCAGCACACGGACGACCTGGAGAAGATCATCCAGGACAACGGCGTGTCCATCGGTGTCATCGCCACCCCCGCCGGCGCCGCCCAGCAGGTCTGCGACCGGCTCGTGGCCGCCGGGGTCACCTCCATCCTGAACTTCGCGCCGACCGTGCTGACCGTCCCGGACGGTGTCGACGTACGCAAGGTCGATCTCTCGATCGAACTCCAGATCCTCGCCTTCCACGAGCAGCGCAAGGCGGGCGAGGAGACCGCCATGGAGACCGCCGTGGGCGACGGCGCGCTGCCCGCCGCCACCACCCGTGGCGGCTCCACCGAGCAGGGGCCCGACGGGGACGTACCCGCCGTGATGCCGGCATGA
- a CDS encoding glutamyl-tRNA reductase codes for MSLLVVGLSHRSAPVSVLERAALNADAQIKLLQDTVAAEPATEAAVLATCNRIELYADVDKFHAGVAELSTLLAQHSGVGLEELTPYLYVHYEDRAVHHLFSVACGLDSMVVGEGQILGQIKDSLAKAQDLHTAGRLLNDLFQQALRVGKRAHSETGIDRAGQSLVTFGLQQLAVGGPVEGWAAGKKALVIGAGSMSSLAAATLARAGVAEVVVANRTFERAERLTRILTEADDNAVAARAVRMDAVPDELTRADVVVSCTGATGLVLTAQAVAHAVEGRTGQPVVAEPADSGRTTPKAAVAPLPLTSVGSDENCPLDLAAVQPGFSVMGEAAVAGMDAATLEQHAAWAAGGTIDRRERRTPEADAELITALAATAATVGRIPERRKPEPVAERPAPFFFLLDLAMPRDIDAAVHRLAGVRLVDIESLAEASADAPMAADVDQVRRIVSDEVAAFGAAQRAAHITPTVVALRTMAADVVAGEIARLDGRLPDLDERQRGEIRQAVHRVVDKLLHAPTVRVKQLAAEPGGAGYADALRTLFDLDPETVAAVSRAGDSTDKKDRPA; via the coding sequence ATGAGTCTCCTCGTCGTCGGACTGAGCCACCGCAGCGCGCCGGTGAGCGTGCTGGAGCGGGCCGCGCTGAACGCGGACGCCCAGATCAAGCTGCTGCAGGACACGGTCGCCGCCGAGCCGGCCACCGAGGCCGCGGTGCTCGCCACCTGCAACCGCATCGAGCTGTACGCCGACGTGGACAAGTTCCACGCCGGTGTCGCCGAGCTGTCCACGCTGCTCGCCCAGCACAGCGGGGTGGGACTGGAGGAGCTCACGCCCTATCTGTACGTCCACTACGAGGACCGGGCCGTTCATCACCTCTTCTCGGTGGCGTGCGGGCTCGACTCGATGGTCGTCGGCGAGGGCCAGATCCTCGGGCAGATAAAGGACTCGCTGGCGAAGGCGCAGGATTTGCACACCGCCGGCAGGCTGCTGAACGACCTGTTCCAGCAGGCCCTGCGGGTCGGCAAGCGCGCCCACTCCGAGACCGGCATCGACCGCGCCGGGCAGTCCCTGGTCACCTTCGGCCTGCAGCAGCTGGCCGTCGGCGGACCCGTCGAGGGCTGGGCCGCGGGCAAGAAGGCGCTGGTCATCGGCGCCGGGTCGATGTCCTCGCTGGCCGCGGCGACGCTGGCGCGGGCCGGGGTCGCCGAGGTCGTCGTCGCCAACCGCACCTTCGAGCGCGCCGAGCGGCTCACCCGGATACTGACCGAGGCCGACGACAACGCGGTGGCCGCCCGTGCGGTACGGATGGACGCCGTACCGGACGAGCTGACACGTGCCGACGTCGTCGTCTCCTGTACCGGGGCGACGGGCCTGGTCCTCACGGCACAGGCGGTCGCCCACGCGGTCGAGGGCCGCACCGGGCAGCCGGTCGTCGCCGAACCCGCCGACAGCGGTCGTACGACCCCGAAGGCCGCCGTCGCCCCGCTGCCGCTCACCAGCGTCGGCAGCGACGAGAACTGCCCGCTGGACCTGGCCGCCGTACAGCCCGGCTTCTCGGTCATGGGCGAGGCCGCCGTCGCCGGGATGGACGCGGCCACCCTTGAGCAGCACGCGGCCTGGGCGGCGGGTGGGACCATTGATCGCCGGGAGCGCCGTACGCCCGAGGCGGACGCCGAGCTGATCACCGCGCTCGCCGCGACCGCCGCCACGGTGGGCCGGATCCCCGAGCGGCGCAAGCCGGAGCCGGTGGCCGAGCGCCCGGCGCCCTTCTTCTTCCTCCTCGACCTGGCCATGCCCCGCGACATCGACGCGGCCGTGCACCGGCTGGCCGGGGTGCGGCTGGTCGACATCGAGTCGCTGGCGGAAGCTTCCGCCGACGCGCCGATGGCTGCCGATGTGGACCAGGTCCGGCGTATCGTCTCCGACGAGGTCGCGGCCTTCGGCGCGGCACAGCGGGCGGCGCACATCACGCCGACCGTGGTCGCGCTGCGCACCATGGCCGCCGACGTCGTCGCAGGTGAGATCGCGCGGCTCGACGGCCGCCTGCCCGACCTGGACGAACGCCAGCGCGGCGAGATCCGGCAGGCCGTGCACCGGGTCGTCGACAAGTTGCTGCACGCGCCGACCGTACGGGTCAAGCAGCTCGCGGCCGAGCCCGGCGGCGCCGGGTACGCGGACGCGCTGCGCACCCTGTTCGACCTCGACCCCGAGACGGTGGCCGCCGTCTCCCGGGCCGGGGACAGCACAGACAAGAAGGACCGACCGGCATGA
- the hemC gene encoding hydroxymethylbilane synthase, which yields MTDKGPLRLGTRRSKLAMAQSGQVAETVRQVTGRPVELVEITTYGDTSREHLAQIGGTGVFVTALRDALLGGEVDFAVHSLKDLPTAQPEELVLAAIPQREDPRDVIIARDALKLTDLPRGSRIGTGSPRRMAQLNAYARTHGLDIETVPIRGNVDTRIGYVRDGELDAVVLAAAGLHRIGRIDEVTDFLSVDTVLPAPGQGALAIECAADNAALIAALGELDDPFTRAAVTAERSLLAALEAGCSAPVGALADLLADGQIVKEMRLRGVVGTTDGTRMVQLSTTGSVPHTETQAMALGRELATEMLAQGAAGLMGERAH from the coding sequence ATGACTGACAAGGGACCCCTGCGCCTGGGGACCAGGCGGAGCAAGCTCGCCATGGCCCAGTCCGGCCAGGTGGCGGAGACCGTCCGCCAGGTGACCGGACGGCCCGTCGAACTGGTCGAGATCACCACGTACGGCGACACCTCCCGGGAGCACCTGGCGCAGATCGGCGGCACCGGCGTCTTCGTGACGGCGCTGCGCGACGCGCTGCTGGGGGGCGAGGTCGACTTCGCGGTTCATTCGCTCAAGGACCTGCCCACCGCGCAGCCCGAAGAGCTGGTCCTGGCCGCGATACCGCAGCGCGAGGACCCGCGGGACGTGATCATCGCCCGCGATGCGCTCAAGTTGACCGACCTGCCGCGCGGATCCCGTATCGGGACCGGTTCGCCGCGCCGCATGGCGCAGCTGAACGCGTACGCCCGCACCCACGGCCTGGACATAGAGACGGTCCCGATCCGGGGGAATGTGGATACGCGGATCGGGTATGTGCGGGACGGCGAGCTGGATGCCGTCGTGCTCGCCGCGGCCGGACTGCACCGGATCGGCCGCATCGATGAAGTGACCGACTTCCTGTCGGTCGACACGGTTTTGCCCGCCCCCGGCCAGGGGGCACTGGCGATCGAGTGTGCCGCGGACAACGCTGCCCTCATCGCCGCGCTCGGCGAGCTCGACGACCCGTTCACGCGGGCCGCCGTGACCGCCGAACGGTCACTGCTCGCCGCCCTGGAGGCCGGCTGCAGCGCCCCTGTGGGCGCGCTGGCCGACCTGCTGGCCGACGGGCAGATTGTCAAGGAAATGCGCCTGCGCGGCGTCGTCGGCACGACCGACGGCACCCGCATGGTGCAGTTGTCCACCACCGGTTCCGTGCCCCACACGGAGACCCAAGCGATGGCACTCGGTCGCGAACTCGCCACCGAGATGCTCGCCCAGGGCGCGGCCGGTCTGATGGGGGAGCGAGCACATTGA
- a CDS encoding uroporphyrinogen-III synthase has protein sequence MSPTALPAAGPEHGHVTFLGAGPGDPGLLTLRAVEALSNADVLVAEHEVLDVIRTHARQGVSVVQTDANPSAISPPGTGTPQLTVVDGTSTTAAVPAAARDAAHLVMEAARGGRRVVRAVSGDPGLDTYAAEEMLACAAAGVPFEVVPGVAAAVGVPAYAGVPLRDAQGADVRFVDARTASDRCWTEVGASDGTVVVSTTLDSVAAAAGELVSAGRKPDTPLSVTIAGTTTRQRTWTATLGTIAQTLKQAKVLPSPDGGRPVIAVVGERSAAARRDQLSWFESKPLFGWKVLVPRTKEQAASLSDQLRSYGAVPHEVPTIAVEPPRTPQQMERAVKGLVTGRYEWIAFTSVNAVKAVREKFEEYGLDARAFAGIKVAAVGEQTAKALVAFGVKPDLVPSGEQSAAGLLEDWPPYDPVFDPIDRVFLPRADIATETLVAGLIELGWEVDDVTAYRTVRASPPPAETREAIKGGGFDAVLFTSSSTVRNLVGIAGKPHNVTVIACIGPATAKTAEEHGLRVDVMAPEPSVHKLAEALADFGMKRRAAAVEAGDPVTRPSERRPGARRRRTTT, from the coding sequence TTGAGCCCCACCGCCCTTCCTGCCGCCGGTCCGGAACACGGGCACGTCACCTTCCTGGGTGCCGGACCCGGAGATCCGGGACTGCTGACTCTGCGCGCCGTGGAGGCGCTGTCGAACGCGGATGTCCTGGTCGCCGAGCACGAGGTGCTCGACGTGATCCGGACGCACGCCCGACAGGGCGTCTCCGTCGTGCAGACGGACGCGAATCCCTCCGCGATCTCGCCGCCGGGCACGGGCACGCCCCAGCTGACGGTCGTTGACGGCACGTCAACAACCGCCGCTGTCCCGGCCGCTGCCCGGGATGCCGCTCATCTTGTCATGGAGGCTGCGCGGGGCGGCAGGCGGGTCGTCCGTGCGGTGTCCGGGGACCCGGGACTTGATACGTACGCGGCCGAGGAAATGCTCGCCTGCGCCGCCGCCGGGGTGCCCTTCGAGGTCGTCCCGGGCGTCGCGGCCGCGGTCGGTGTGCCCGCGTACGCCGGGGTGCCGCTGCGTGACGCGCAGGGCGCGGACGTCCGGTTCGTGGACGCCCGTACGGCGTCGGACCGGTGCTGGACGGAGGTCGGCGCCTCGGACGGCACGGTCGTCGTCTCCACGACCCTGGACTCGGTCGCGGCGGCGGCGGGCGAGCTGGTCTCGGCGGGCCGCAAGCCCGACACCCCCCTGTCGGTCACGATCGCCGGTACGACGACCCGCCAGCGCACCTGGACGGCGACGCTCGGCACGATCGCGCAGACCCTGAAGCAGGCGAAGGTGCTGCCGTCGCCGGACGGCGGGCGGCCGGTCATAGCCGTGGTCGGCGAGCGTTCCGCCGCCGCCCGGCGCGACCAGCTGTCGTGGTTCGAGTCCAAGCCGCTGTTCGGCTGGAAGGTGCTCGTACCGCGGACGAAGGAGCAGGCGGCGTCGCTCTCCGACCAGTTGCGGTCGTACGGGGCCGTACCGCACGAGGTGCCGACGATCGCGGTGGAACCGCCGCGCACGCCCCAGCAGATGGAGCGCGCGGTCAAGGGCCTGGTCACCGGCCGCTACGAGTGGATCGCCTTCACGTCCGTCAACGCGGTGAAGGCGGTACGGGAGAAGTTCGAGGAGTACGGCCTCGACGCGCGCGCCTTCGCGGGTATCAAGGTGGCCGCGGTGGGCGAGCAGACCGCGAAGGCGCTGGTCGCCTTCGGCGTGAAGCCGGACCTGGTGCCGAGCGGTGAGCAGTCGGCCGCGGGCCTGCTGGAGGACTGGCCGCCGTACGACCCGGTGTTCGACCCGATCGACCGTGTCTTCCTGCCGCGTGCCGACATCGCTACGGAGACGCTGGTGGCGGGCCTGATCGAGCTGGGCTGGGAGGTGGACGACGTGACCGCCTACCGGACGGTCCGCGCCTCGCCTCCGCCGGCCGAGACCCGCGAGGCGATCAAGGGCGGTGGCTTCGACGCCGTGCTCTTCACGTCCTCGTCGACGGTCCGGAACCTGGTCGGCATCGCGGGCAAGCCGCACAACGTGACGGTGATCGCGTGCATCGGTCCGGCTACGGCGAAGACGGCCGAGGAACATGGCCTGCGGGTGGACGTCATGGCGCCCGAGCCGTCGGTCCACAAGCTGGCGGAGGCGCTGGCCGACTTCGGGATGAAGCGGCGCGCTGCCGCGGTGGAGGCGGGGGACCCGGTGACGCGGCCGAGCGAGCGGCGGCCGGGGGCTCGCAGGCGCCGTACGACCACGTGA